The Nostoc sp. 'Peltigera membranacea cyanobiont' N6 genome contains the following window.
CTACGCGACAACATCCCCGGTATTCTCTACCCTGGTTATTGGGCGCTATTTGGCGGTCATCTCGAACCTGGTGAAACGCCAGATATAGCAGTGAAGCGAGAAATTTTAGAAGAAATCGGCTACAACCTACCACCCTTTGTGGAATTTGGCTGTTATCCCGATGAAAGAGTTGTCCGTCATGTCTTTCATGCACCACTCTTGGTGGAATTAAATCAACTGGTTTTGAATGAAGGCTGGGATATGGGATTATTGACCCCAGAAGATATCCACCAAGGTAACTGTTATTCGCAAAACGCTGGCGAAGTCCGACCTTTAGGAAATATGCATCGGAGAATTATGTTGGATTTTATGGGGATAAATTCTTAATGGGGATTGGGGATTGGGGATTGGGGATTGGGGATTGGGGATTGGGGATTGGGGATTGGGGATTGGGGATTGGGGATTGGGGATTGGGTTATTAATTAGTTATTCTTTCTCTCCCTGCC
Protein-coding sequences here:
- a CDS encoding NUDIX hydrolase, with amino-acid sequence MNNQPVHVAIAILYQKNKFLMQLRDNIPGILYPGYWALFGGHLEPGETPDIAVKREILEEIGYNLPPFVEFGCYPDERVVRHVFHAPLLVELNQLVLNEGWDMGLLTPEDIHQGNCYSQNAGEVRPLGNMHRRIMLDFMGINS